In Sparus aurata chromosome 2, fSpaAur1.1, whole genome shotgun sequence, a single genomic region encodes these proteins:
- the pih1d2 gene encoding PIH1 domain-containing protein 2 isoform X1 → MASSGSAEDVLRQVDQFWSMLDDLCQNDPAAYRKFMETQLKEGTEYSAPPVLDSCLCTEILGPKKGLLYINICSWKRVPAPQDPSRPLPVCAGKLETDTDEGQGAYTVMDVALNPAVLQDSEEDKAEVYMMALSFAQQQFGLTLSQQYTLISSGPKSSPDDLHRRLGFRQCPKVSKQTDTASQTPAALIRQISSLRSEKQDVDTAAQIIHQPAEHKKKDLIQVISTSFAQPQKPDYQLEVKTDTAGVPRSVELTVELPKVCSMSDCQLRISKDDVLLEVEDVYYLLLEFPKTVNEDTASAIFNKKKRRLTMRVDVF, encoded by the exons ATGGCCTCCAGCGGCAGTGCAGAGGATGTTTTAAGGCAGGTCGACCAGTTTTGGTCCATGCTGGATGATTTGTGTCAAAACGACCCCGCAGCTTACCGCAAGTTCATGGAGACACAGTTGAAGGAAGGAACTGAATACAGCGCGCCGCCTGTGCTCGACTCTTGTCTGTGCACCGAAATACTG GGGCCCAAGAAAGGGTTGCTGTACATCAACATATGCAGCTGGAAACGTGTGCCTGCACCTCAGGATCCCAGCAGGCCTTTACCTGTGTGTGCAGGAAAACTGGAAACAGACACAGATGAAGGTCAAG GTGCCTACACAGTGATGGATGTGGCTTTAAACCCTGCAGTACTGCAGGACAGTGAGGAAGATAAAGCAGAGGTATATATGATGGCCCTGAGCTTTGCCCAGCAGCAGTTTGGGTTGACGTTATCTCAGCAGTACACTCTCATCAGCTCTGGCCCAAAAAGTAGCCCGGATGACTTGCACCGCCGGCTTGGGTTTCGTCAGTGCCCAAAAGTCTCCAAACAAACCGACACAG CCAGTCAGACCCCGGCTGCCCTTATACGGCAGATCTCCTCCCTGCGCTCGGAGAAACAAGACGTGGACACGGCAGCCCAAATTATCCATCAACCTGCGGAGCACAAAAAGAAGGATTTGATCCAGGTCATCTCCACCTCGTTTGCGCAGCCGCAGAAGCCAGACTACCAACTCGAGGTGAAGACTGACACAGCAGGAGTTCCTCGCAGCGTGGAACTGACAGTGGAGCTGCCAAAGGTTTGCTCCATGTCAGACTGCCAGCTGAGAATCTCTAAG GACGACGTCCTACTAGAAGTCGAGGATGTCTACTATTTGCTTTTGGAATTCCCAAAGACTGTCAATGAAGACACAGCATCTGCCATCTTTAACAAGAAGAAACGAAGGCTTACTATGAGAGTGGATGTTTTCTGA
- the pih1d2 gene encoding PIH1 domain-containing protein 2 isoform X2 translates to MVQLCPQQGPKKGLLYINICSWKRVPAPQDPSRPLPVCAGKLETDTDEGQGAYTVMDVALNPAVLQDSEEDKAEVYMMALSFAQQQFGLTLSQQYTLISSGPKSSPDDLHRRLGFRQCPKVSKQTDTASQTPAALIRQISSLRSEKQDVDTAAQIIHQPAEHKKKDLIQVISTSFAQPQKPDYQLEVKTDTAGVPRSVELTVELPKVCSMSDCQLRISKDDVLLEVEDVYYLLLEFPKTVNEDTASAIFNKKKRRLTMRVDVF, encoded by the exons ATGGTGCAACTGTGTCCCCAACAGGGGCCCAAGAAAGGGTTGCTGTACATCAACATATGCAGCTGGAAACGTGTGCCTGCACCTCAGGATCCCAGCAGGCCTTTACCTGTGTGTGCAGGAAAACTGGAAACAGACACAGATGAAGGTCAAG GTGCCTACACAGTGATGGATGTGGCTTTAAACCCTGCAGTACTGCAGGACAGTGAGGAAGATAAAGCAGAGGTATATATGATGGCCCTGAGCTTTGCCCAGCAGCAGTTTGGGTTGACGTTATCTCAGCAGTACACTCTCATCAGCTCTGGCCCAAAAAGTAGCCCGGATGACTTGCACCGCCGGCTTGGGTTTCGTCAGTGCCCAAAAGTCTCCAAACAAACCGACACAG CCAGTCAGACCCCGGCTGCCCTTATACGGCAGATCTCCTCCCTGCGCTCGGAGAAACAAGACGTGGACACGGCAGCCCAAATTATCCATCAACCTGCGGAGCACAAAAAGAAGGATTTGATCCAGGTCATCTCCACCTCGTTTGCGCAGCCGCAGAAGCCAGACTACCAACTCGAGGTGAAGACTGACACAGCAGGAGTTCCTCGCAGCGTGGAACTGACAGTGGAGCTGCCAAAGGTTTGCTCCATGTCAGACTGCCAGCTGAGAATCTCTAAG GACGACGTCCTACTAGAAGTCGAGGATGTCTACTATTTGCTTTTGGAATTCCCAAAGACTGTCAATGAAGACACAGCATCTGCCATCTTTAACAAGAAGAAACGAAGGCTTACTATGAGAGTGGATGTTTTCTGA